A window of Thermococcus aggregans contains these coding sequences:
- a CDS encoding L-aspartate oxidase: MKIGIIGNGIAGLTAAIGLAKKGFEVTIIGERIDKTNSYLAQAGIALPLLEGDSIRAHVLDTIKAGRYLNDEEVVWAVISKSSEVYDFLLSLGLNFEENEIEGGHSFPRVFTIKNETGKHVIRLLHIRAKELGVHFVKGLAESLAIESKKCYGVFLDGELLKFDATILATGGYTALFKYTAGSPLNLGILIGDAIMKGALASDLEFVQFHPTGFIGKDGVKLVSEAVRGAGAKLVNEDGERFVNELEPRDVVARAIYRKMQSGSGVYLDATGIENFKEKFPQIYSFLVKKGINPERDLIPVTPIAHYSIGGLKVDLYYRTNIKNLYAIGEAANNGFHGANRLASNSLLECIVSGLEVARTVRRDKPKGGSGEIRDTAQELGDIESVKEILWKYAGIVRNENGLLEGLKELEKLEVDERIKLLAKGILECALARKESRGVHYREDYPIIRKEFERHSIFNGRCIL; the protein is encoded by the coding sequence ATGAAAATAGGAATAATCGGAAATGGGATAGCAGGTTTGACTGCGGCAATAGGGCTAGCTAAAAAGGGCTTTGAAGTTACTATCATCGGAGAGAGAATAGATAAAACGAATTCTTACCTAGCCCAGGCAGGTATAGCTCTTCCCCTTCTTGAAGGAGACTCGATAAGGGCACACGTCTTAGACACCATCAAAGCGGGAAGATACCTAAATGATGAAGAGGTTGTTTGGGCAGTTATCTCAAAATCCAGTGAAGTTTATGATTTTTTACTCTCCTTGGGCTTGAACTTTGAGGAAAATGAAATTGAAGGGGGACACAGTTTTCCCAGGGTTTTCACAATCAAAAATGAAACTGGAAAGCACGTGATAAGACTCCTCCACATAAGAGCCAAAGAATTGGGCGTTCACTTCGTAAAAGGCCTTGCGGAATCATTAGCCATCGAAAGTAAAAAGTGCTATGGTGTGTTTCTTGATGGTGAGCTCCTAAAGTTCGACGCCACAATCCTAGCAACAGGAGGATACACGGCATTGTTTAAATACACCGCCGGCTCTCCCCTTAACCTAGGCATTCTAATTGGAGATGCCATAATGAAAGGGGCTTTAGCAAGTGACTTAGAATTCGTTCAGTTTCATCCAACGGGTTTTATTGGGAAGGATGGAGTAAAGCTTGTAAGTGAGGCTGTAAGAGGAGCCGGGGCAAAGCTTGTCAACGAAGATGGTGAGCGCTTTGTCAACGAACTTGAACCAAGAGACGTGGTTGCAAGAGCAATTTATAGGAAGATGCAAAGTGGCAGTGGAGTTTATTTGGACGCCACAGGGATTGAAAACTTTAAAGAAAAGTTCCCCCAGATTTACAGTTTTCTGGTTAAAAAGGGCATAAATCCAGAAAGAGACCTAATCCCGGTAACTCCAATTGCCCACTATTCCATAGGCGGCTTGAAGGTAGACCTCTATTATAGAACCAATATCAAAAACCTCTACGCAATAGGGGAAGCTGCAAACAACGGCTTTCATGGGGCGAATAGATTGGCGAGCAACTCTCTCCTGGAGTGCATAGTTAGCGGGCTTGAAGTAGCGAGGACTGTGAGGAGAGACAAACCAAAAGGTGGAAGTGGAGAAATCAGAGATACAGCCCAAGAGCTAGGAGATATTGAAAGCGTCAAAGAAATTCTATGGAAATATGCTGGAATCGTAAGAAATGAGAACGGCCTTTTAGAAGGATTGAAAGAACTGGAAAAATTGGAAGTTGATGAGAGGATTAAGCTTTTGGCGAAAGGTATTTTAGAGTGTGCCCTGGCAAGAAAAGAGAGTCGAGGCGTTCATTACAGAGAGGATTATCCCATTATAAGAAAGGAATTTGAAAGGCACAGCATCTTTAACGGGAGGTGCATTTTATGA
- the nadA gene encoding quinolinate synthase NadA has protein sequence MNLVDEIIRLKEEKNAIILAHNYQLPEIQDIADFLGDSLELARKAVNVDADIIVFAGVDFMAETSKILNPEKKVLLPTKRATCAMANMLKVDHILEAKKKYPDAPVVLYVNTTAESKAYADVTVTSANADKIVAKLDADTIIFGPDNNLAYYVAKRTGKRIIPIPEGGYCYVHKRFTPEDVERTKKLYPNAKLMVHPECIPEVQEKADLIVSTGGMVRNACQHGEWVVFTEKEMCYRLKKIYPDKKFYPANEDAFCIGMKSITLKHIYEALRDEKYEIEVPKEIAEKAKKAIERMLEMSK, from the coding sequence ATGAATTTGGTGGACGAAATTATCAGGCTCAAAGAAGAGAAGAATGCCATAATTTTGGCTCACAACTATCAACTCCCAGAAATTCAGGACATAGCAGATTTTCTTGGAGACAGCCTCGAATTAGCAAGGAAGGCTGTAAATGTTGACGCGGACATCATAGTTTTTGCTGGCGTCGATTTTATGGCAGAGACCTCAAAAATCCTAAACCCCGAAAAGAAAGTTCTCCTTCCAACTAAGAGAGCCACATGTGCAATGGCAAACATGCTTAAAGTTGACCACATCCTTGAAGCCAAAAAGAAGTATCCCGATGCTCCCGTCGTTCTCTATGTAAACACGACCGCCGAAAGCAAAGCCTACGCTGATGTTACTGTCACATCAGCAAACGCCGATAAAATCGTTGCCAAGCTTGATGCAGATACGATAATTTTTGGCCCAGATAACAATCTCGCTTATTATGTTGCAAAGCGCACTGGAAAAAGAATTATACCAATTCCAGAGGGAGGGTACTGCTATGTCCATAAAAGATTCACGCCTGAAGATGTTGAGAGAACCAAAAAGCTCTATCCAAATGCAAAGTTAATGGTTCACCCCGAGTGCATTCCTGAGGTGCAGGAAAAAGCGGATCTAATAGTCTCAACAGGCGGAATGGTTAGAAATGCTTGTCAGCACGGCGAGTGGGTTGTCTTTACTGAGAAAGAGATGTGCTACCGCTTGAAGAAGATCTATCCTGACAAAAAGTTCTATCCTGCAAATGAGGATGCCTTCTGCATTGGAATGAAATCAATTACGCTCAAGCACATCTACGAAGCTCTCAGAGACGAAAAGTACGAAATTGAAGTGCCCAAAGAAATTGCTGAAAAAGCCAAAAAGGCCATCGAGAGGATGCTGGAGATGAGCAAGTAG
- a CDS encoding ATP-binding protein produces MTREEIIGQIVKDFFDLEVDGVERDLDVPLDSDLRKAITIIGPRRAGKTFYLLSHFARLRKEGKAALFLPLDDDRLYPPSIEDLSALIKVFYELFSTADEKYLFLDEIQNVPNWELFVKRAVEREGFKVFLTGSSSKLLSKEIASALRGRTLTFELFPFSFREFLRAKGVKPSKYLSTREEAMIKALLKEYLEFGGFPEIVMIENEYLKRKVLEEYIDVMLYRDVVERYNLKNLKAVRMFLKLLVTSFAKEFSINRTANYMKSIGIEVSKNTLYNYLEYFTDAYIVFPLKRFSYSLKEIERSLPKIYVIDNGLINAYSLRFTSNIGRLMENTVFLELRRRNKEVFYFKTQDGREVDFVVREDGKIVALIQVSYSVDDASTWERELKGLVKASKELRCENLMIVTWDREGREEFKGMSVELIPLWKFLTKR; encoded by the coding sequence ATGACACGCGAAGAGATAATAGGTCAGATTGTTAAGGATTTCTTTGATCTCGAAGTTGATGGTGTTGAGAGAGACTTAGATGTGCCTTTGGATTCGGACCTTAGAAAGGCAATCACAATAATTGGGCCAAGAAGAGCTGGAAAAACATTTTATCTGCTGTCTCATTTTGCCCGTCTCAGAAAAGAGGGGAAGGCCGCGTTATTTTTACCGCTTGACGATGACAGGCTTTATCCCCCATCCATAGAGGACTTGTCGGCACTTATAAAAGTCTTTTATGAGCTTTTTTCTACTGCAGACGAGAAGTACTTATTCCTCGATGAGATTCAAAACGTTCCCAACTGGGAGCTTTTTGTTAAAAGGGCGGTTGAAAGAGAGGGTTTTAAGGTTTTTCTCACGGGTTCTTCCTCAAAGCTCCTCAGCAAGGAGATAGCCTCCGCTTTAAGGGGCAGAACGCTCACATTTGAGCTCTTTCCATTCAGCTTCCGGGAGTTTCTGAGAGCTAAGGGCGTAAAACCCAGCAAATATCTGTCCACGAGAGAAGAGGCAATGATTAAGGCTCTCCTAAAGGAGTACCTTGAGTTTGGAGGCTTTCCGGAGATTGTTATGATAGAGAATGAGTACCTGAAACGTAAGGTGCTGGAGGAGTACATAGATGTCATGCTGTACCGTGATGTGGTCGAACGCTATAACCTGAAGAACTTAAAGGCTGTGCGCATGTTTTTAAAACTCCTAGTGACCTCTTTTGCCAAGGAGTTTTCCATAAACAGAACTGCAAACTACATGAAGAGCATTGGGATAGAGGTTAGCAAAAACACTCTGTACAACTACCTTGAATACTTTACCGATGCATACATAGTCTTTCCCCTCAAGAGGTTCTCATACAGCTTGAAGGAGATTGAACGGAGCCTTCCGAAGATATACGTCATAGATAACGGTCTGATAAATGCATACTCTCTCCGCTTCACAAGCAATATAGGGCGACTCATGGAGAACACGGTATTTTTGGAGCTCAGACGGAGGAACAAGGAGGTCTTTTACTTTAAAACTCAGGATGGCAGAGAGGTTGACTTTGTGGTCAGGGAGGACGGTAAAATTGTGGCGCTTATACAGGTGTCGTATTCAGTCGATGATGCCAGCACATGGGAGAGGGAGCTAAAGGGACTTGTGAAGGCCTCGAAGGAGCTGAGATGTGAGAATTTGATGATTGTAACATGGGATAGAGAAGGGAGGGAAGAGTTTAAAGGCATGAGTGTGGAGCTTATTCCGCTGTGGAAATTCCTGACCAAAAGGTGA
- the nadC gene encoding carboxylating nicotinate-nucleotide diphosphorylase, whose protein sequence is MIPLTYLLRFLEEDAPFGDVTSEAVIPEDLEAEAVIIAKQDGIIAGLEEAKALFEHFGVKVELKAKDGDEVKKGTVVIKLRGNARKILLVERTALNIIGRMSGIATQVRRLMKKVRAVNPNVRVAGTRKTLLKPLDKRAILLGGGESHRFSLSDAILIKDNHLALVPLEEAIKRAKAFSVYKVVEVEVESLEDALKAAKAGADVIMLDNMTPEQIEEVLEALKREGLRERVKIEVSGGITEENIQSYAKLDIDVISLGALTHSVKNFDVSLEILH, encoded by the coding sequence ATGATTCCCCTTACATACCTTCTCCGCTTTCTGGAGGAAGACGCCCCATTCGGCGATGTCACGAGCGAAGCTGTTATTCCCGAGGATTTGGAGGCAGAGGCTGTAATTATAGCAAAGCAAGATGGGATTATCGCCGGTTTGGAGGAAGCGAAAGCCCTTTTTGAGCACTTCGGCGTTAAAGTTGAGCTTAAAGCTAAGGACGGCGATGAAGTGAAGAAGGGAACCGTAGTTATAAAACTCAGGGGCAACGCACGAAAAATTTTGCTGGTGGAGAGGACAGCTCTCAACATCATAGGGAGGATGAGCGGCATAGCTACTCAAGTGAGAAGGCTTATGAAGAAAGTTAGAGCTGTTAACCCAAATGTAAGAGTTGCCGGAACGAGGAAGACGCTGTTAAAGCCCCTCGATAAGAGGGCTATACTTCTCGGAGGAGGTGAGTCTCACCGCTTTTCCCTAAGTGATGCTATACTCATAAAAGATAACCATTTAGCATTGGTGCCACTTGAAGAGGCAATTAAGCGTGCAAAGGCCTTCAGCGTCTATAAGGTTGTTGAGGTCGAGGTGGAGAGCCTGGAGGATGCTCTAAAAGCCGCTAAAGCCGGGGCTGATGTAATAATGCTCGATAACATGACGCCAGAGCAAATCGAAGAAGTCCTTGAGGCTTTAAAGCGCGAAGGGCTTAGGGAGAGAGTTAAAATTGAAGTGAGCGGCGGCATAACTGAGGAGAACATTCAAAGCTACGCGAAGCTCGACATTGATGTCATAAGCCTCGGAGCTTTAACGCACAGCGTGAAGAACTTCGATGTCAGCTTGGAGATTCTTCATTAG
- a CDS encoding MFS transporter, with amino-acid sequence MRKQTLGIALLIASAFTGTIGFRLATPAVAFYTRDVLNASMISISLISIAFVLSRAFSSVIGGSLLEKKKELVFLGALAMFGNAFVMPLYALTNSWVQVVGIKLLNGVFNGLSWPIAQFVIVVSSPKELKGRVTALYFLFGNFAAFLGNYTYALTIGLGIKAQMLLASLSFVVTSLLMLTAYYALYEWIVPKRTQKTSGSFDAKKILALSGLFFFTIAFSSGDITYVYVAEALGIEKGSAATLIGLSSLIGALLAYAPSWLADIGKEERVLRFAVILAALSPILAAIKTPYTVFPALVMALFAIHTFRPLVRKLLAIKASRVSASIGGLNAVSNLGTTLGQLLFGFAYGILGDVKIGEISVRLSLLIFAPFSVLLILLEKKKD; translated from the coding sequence ATGAGGAAGCAAACTTTAGGCATAGCTCTACTCATAGCATCGGCATTCACAGGTACAATCGGTTTCAGACTGGCCACTCCGGCTGTAGCGTTTTATACACGCGATGTATTGAACGCTTCAATGATTTCAATCTCATTAATTTCCATAGCTTTTGTGCTCTCTCGAGCCTTTTCCTCCGTAATTGGTGGCTCACTCCTCGAGAAAAAGAAGGAGTTGGTCTTCTTAGGGGCTTTAGCGATGTTTGGGAACGCGTTCGTAATGCCCCTCTACGCCCTGACGAATTCTTGGGTGCAGGTCGTTGGAATTAAGCTTTTGAACGGTGTTTTTAACGGCCTCTCTTGGCCCATAGCTCAGTTTGTAATAGTCGTATCTTCACCCAAAGAGCTCAAAGGAAGAGTAACCGCTTTATACTTCCTCTTTGGGAACTTTGCCGCTTTCCTCGGAAACTACACCTACGCCCTCACCATAGGCTTAGGCATAAAAGCTCAAATGCTTCTTGCATCGCTGTCCTTCGTTGTAACCTCCCTGCTGATGCTCACAGCATATTATGCCCTTTATGAGTGGATTGTGCCTAAAAGAACTCAAAAGACTTCTGGCTCATTTGATGCAAAGAAAATCTTAGCTTTGAGCGGACTTTTCTTCTTCACGATAGCCTTCTCCTCCGGCGACATAACATACGTCTACGTTGCTGAGGCTTTGGGCATAGAAAAGGGAAGTGCCGCCACACTCATTGGATTATCCTCGTTAATTGGTGCTCTCTTAGCATATGCTCCTTCATGGCTCGCCGATATTGGAAAAGAGGAGAGAGTGCTTAGATTTGCAGTGATTTTGGCAGCGCTTTCCCCAATTTTAGCCGCAATTAAAACTCCCTACACAGTGTTTCCAGCTCTGGTCATGGCCCTATTTGCTATACACACGTTTAGGCCTCTCGTAAGAAAGCTCTTAGCCATAAAGGCCTCAAGAGTCTCTGCATCCATTGGTGGGCTGAACGCTGTTTCAAACTTAGGGACTACCCTCGGCCAGCTCCTCTTTGGCTTTGCTTATGGAATCCTTGGAGATGTGAAGATTGGAGAAATCTCAGTTAGACTGTCCCTCCTAATCTTTGCCCCATTTTCGGTGCTTTTGATTTTGCTGGAAAAGAAAAAGGACTAA
- a CDS encoding IMP cyclohydrolase, with protein sequence MKGVYVGRMVGVGLNDGKPFAFYRLSSRSFPNRKALIKGDEVYIVNLTETDNPYVSYPVVKLLREYAVVSNGSHTPFIAQALGEESPKKALIHVLDAMGYERDEYNTPRIAAVVQKEGDKAWLGFVGKNELWVKEMKLEEGKAFFTATYNVDGVETLSLDFKDENDLAERALNLSFAHPVLAIGVLDYGEEFRVGVKTIK encoded by the coding sequence ATGAAAGGAGTTTACGTCGGGAGAATGGTTGGGGTAGGCCTGAACGATGGAAAGCCCTTTGCCTTCTACCGCTTAAGCTCTCGTTCATTCCCAAACAGAAAGGCCCTAATAAAGGGAGATGAAGTGTATATAGTCAACCTAACTGAAACGGACAACCCCTACGTGAGCTATCCTGTGGTTAAGCTCCTCCGTGAGTACGCGGTTGTGAGCAATGGGTCTCATACACCATTTATAGCCCAAGCCCTCGGGGAGGAGAGTCCTAAAAAAGCGCTGATTCACGTTTTAGACGCCATGGGGTACGAGCGCGATGAGTATAACACGCCAAGAATTGCTGCGGTAGTTCAAAAGGAAGGCGATAAAGCTTGGCTCGGCTTCGTGGGGAAGAATGAGCTCTGGGTAAAAGAGATGAAGCTTGAGGAGGGGAAAGCATTCTTCACCGCGACGTACAACGTTGATGGTGTTGAAACGCTAAGCTTGGACTTTAAAGACGAAAATGACCTGGCAGAGAGAGCTTTGAATCTTAGCTTTGCACATCCAGTGCTGGCTATTGGAGTACTCGATTATGGGGAAGAATTTAGGGTGGGGGTGAAAACCATAAAGTAA
- a CDS encoding formate--phosphoribosylaminoimidazolecarboxamide ligase translates to MIISTIASHSSLQIILGAKREGFKTRLYASPKRGKFYASLPAVDELIVVDDMKKILSDEGIIIPHGSFVAYLGLDAIEKSEARFFGNKRFLKWETKFELVDKALEKAGIPQVESVDLSEVRDDKLYFVRIEGPKGGSSHFIAYGGELEEKLKPIEEKYRIERFIDGAYIYVHFFYSPILNRLELFGVDERLVIADSNKRRPFKALPYTIVGNKAVALRESLLPRLYDYGLAFVEAMGKLEPPFIGPFALHFAYDGDFHCIGFASRIDGGSNAKHWYSALYWGEEMLMGERIAREIKLALQEERLEEVVT, encoded by the coding sequence ATGATAATCTCAACCATAGCATCTCATTCTTCACTTCAAATCATTTTAGGGGCTAAGAGAGAAGGATTCAAAACTCGCCTTTATGCCTCTCCAAAGCGGGGAAAATTCTACGCTTCGCTTCCAGCTGTCGATGAGCTCATAGTAGTGGATGACATGAAGAAGATCCTAAGCGACGAGGGAATCATCATCCCGCACGGCTCCTTCGTCGCATACTTAGGCCTTGATGCAATAGAGAAAAGCGAAGCAAGGTTCTTTGGCAATAAGCGCTTTCTTAAGTGGGAAACAAAGTTCGAGCTTGTGGATAAAGCACTCGAAAAGGCGGGAATTCCGCAGGTGGAGAGCGTTGATTTGAGCGAGGTTAGGGATGATAAGCTATACTTCGTTAGAATTGAAGGTCCAAAAGGGGGAAGCAGCCACTTTATTGCCTATGGAGGGGAACTTGAAGAAAAACTGAAACCTATAGAAGAAAAATACAGAATTGAGCGCTTCATTGATGGCGCCTACATCTACGTCCACTTCTTCTACTCACCAATTTTAAACCGCTTGGAGCTCTTCGGAGTCGATGAGCGCTTAGTAATAGCCGACTCAAACAAGAGAAGGCCGTTCAAAGCCCTACCGTATACCATAGTTGGAAACAAGGCCGTTGCCCTTAGGGAATCCCTCCTCCCGAGGCTTTACGACTACGGTTTGGCCTTTGTCGAGGCAATGGGAAAGCTCGAGCCGCCTTTCATAGGACCTTTCGCGCTCCACTTCGCTTACGATGGCGACTTCCACTGCATAGGCTTTGCTTCGCGCATAGACGGTGGGAGCAACGCGAAGCACTGGTATTCCGCCCTATACTGGGGCGAGGAGATGCTCATGGGTGAGAGAATTGCGCGTGAGATTAAACTTGCCCTTCAGGAGGAGCGCTTAGAGGAGGTGGTAACATGA
- a CDS encoding phosphoribosylaminoimidazolesuccinocarboxamide synthase yields MRLVYQGKTKDVYEDDDCLIFHFKDNILGFESKEDTGGNEVIGRREGKGSAILKETEFFFKLLEENGIRTHFVERINERRAKFLKAEKIPLEVIYRFKAYGSFLRRYGKIVKPLQKLDIIEFTLKDDALGDPLICEEAVEKLGIASKEEIEEMKRITRKVAQILKEFFESRGLEIIDFKLEFGRRNGELLVIDEISGDTMRVMKEGQVLKQEEILEVIE; encoded by the coding sequence ATGAGGCTCGTTTATCAGGGAAAGACCAAGGATGTGTATGAAGATGATGATTGCCTGATCTTCCACTTTAAAGACAATATCTTGGGTTTTGAAAGCAAAGAAGATACAGGGGGTAATGAGGTTATAGGGAGGAGAGAAGGCAAAGGAAGTGCAATTTTAAAGGAGACAGAATTCTTCTTCAAGCTTCTTGAGGAGAATGGAATAAGAACTCATTTTGTTGAGCGAATTAACGAAAGGAGGGCAAAATTCTTAAAGGCTGAAAAAATACCACTCGAGGTTATCTACCGCTTCAAAGCCTACGGGAGTTTTTTGAGACGCTATGGGAAAATTGTCAAGCCTCTTCAGAAGCTTGATATTATTGAATTTACGCTTAAAGATGATGCTCTTGGGGATCCTTTAATCTGCGAGGAAGCCGTGGAAAAGCTTGGCATAGCCTCAAAGGAAGAAATCGAAGAAATGAAGAGGATAACAAGAAAAGTTGCCCAGATTTTGAAGGAATTCTTTGAGAGCAGGGGGCTTGAAATAATCGACTTTAAACTTGAGTTTGGGAGAAGGAACGGAGAACTTTTGGTAATTGATGAGATAAGCGGCGACACGATGAGAGTAATGAAAGAGGGGCAGGTTTTGAAGCAGGAAGAGATTTTGGAGGTGATTGAATGA
- the thiC gene encoding phosphomethylpyrimidine synthase ThiC encodes MTQMEDAKKGVITEEMKFIAEREGIKAEELRKNVAKGYTVIFRNLVHDWVKPVAVGRGVRVKINANIGTSRDIVDVEEEIEKAKIAVKYGADTIMDLSTGGDIDAIRKRIMKSVDVPIGTVPIYQAAEEMLIKGKAIIEMSEDDMWNAVEKHFKDGIDYATIHVGVTKEVVEKMKRTKRIVGMVSRGGTFLAAWILHWEKENPFYKDYDYLLELAKEYDVVLSLGDGLRPGGLPDAGDELQMSELYTLGRLVRRAREFGVQTMVEGPGHVPIDQIPMQIKIAKVATDNAPFYVLGPLVTDIFPGYDHIAGAIGGAIAALNGADFLCYVTPAEHLGLPTKEHVRLGVIATKLAAHAVNLTRFEEEYQKDYLMALARGRLDWERQFELAMDKERFLEIRETRPTSTEACSMCGDLCAIKLINNMLKR; translated from the coding sequence ATGACCCAGATGGAAGACGCCAAAAAAGGAGTAATAACGGAAGAGATGAAGTTCATCGCTGAAAGAGAAGGGATAAAAGCAGAAGAGCTTAGAAAAAACGTTGCTAAAGGTTATACTGTCATTTTTAGAAACCTCGTTCATGATTGGGTAAAGCCAGTTGCCGTAGGTAGAGGAGTGAGGGTAAAGATTAATGCAAACATCGGAACCTCAAGGGACATAGTGGATGTTGAAGAAGAGATTGAGAAGGCCAAGATAGCCGTGAAATATGGGGCAGATACAATAATGGATCTCTCCACTGGCGGAGATATAGATGCCATAAGAAAGAGAATTATGAAATCCGTTGATGTGCCTATTGGAACGGTGCCAATATATCAAGCTGCTGAGGAAATGCTCATCAAGGGGAAGGCCATTATCGAGATGAGCGAGGATGACATGTGGAACGCCGTTGAGAAGCACTTTAAGGATGGTATTGATTATGCAACTATTCACGTTGGCGTTACTAAAGAAGTTGTGGAAAAAATGAAGCGCACAAAGAGAATAGTCGGAATGGTCTCTCGCGGCGGAACGTTTTTGGCAGCGTGGATACTCCACTGGGAAAAAGAGAACCCGTTCTACAAAGACTACGACTACCTTTTGGAGCTTGCCAAAGAATATGATGTGGTTTTGAGCTTAGGCGATGGTCTTAGACCCGGCGGCCTGCCAGACGCTGGGGACGAGCTTCAGATGAGTGAGCTCTATACATTGGGGCGCCTGGTCAGGAGGGCGAGAGAATTTGGAGTTCAAACGATGGTTGAAGGGCCCGGGCATGTCCCAATAGACCAAATCCCAATGCAGATAAAAATAGCGAAGGTTGCAACCGATAATGCTCCCTTCTACGTCCTTGGTCCCTTAGTGACGGACATTTTCCCGGGCTACGATCACATAGCTGGGGCCATTGGAGGGGCAATAGCCGCTTTGAATGGAGCGGACTTCCTTTGTTATGTTACACCAGCCGAGCACTTAGGTTTGCCGACTAAGGAGCATGTTCGCCTCGGCGTGATAGCTACAAAGCTGGCAGCCCATGCCGTAAACCTAACGCGCTTTGAAGAGGAGTACCAGAAGGACTATCTCATGGCTTTGGCGAGAGGAAGACTGGATTGGGAAAGGCAGTTTGAGCTTGCCATGGACAAAGAGCGTTTCCTAGAGATTAGAGAGACTAGGCCAACTTCGACAGAGGCCTGCTCTATGTGCGGCGACTTATGTGCGATAAAGCTCATCAACAACATGCTCAAAAGGTGA